AAATTTATAAAAGAAAAAAATGGTGCTGGAAGCGACTTTTTAGGATGGGTAGAATTACCTACTAACTATGATAAGGCTGAGTTTGAAAGAATTAAAGTAGCAGCTGAAAAAATTAAAAAAGATTCAGATATTCTTTTAGTAGTAGGAATAGGGGGATCATATTTAGGAGCAAGAGCAGCTATTGATTTCTTATCTCACTCTTTTTATAACAACTTATCTAAGGATAAGAGAAAAGGAACAGAGATATTCTATGTAGGAAACAATATTTCTGGTGTATATTTAAATCACCTTTTAGATGTGTTAGAAGGAAAAGATTATTCAATAAATGTAATATCTAAATCAGGAACTACTACTGAACCAGCTATAGCATTTAGAGTTTTAAAGAAACATATTGAAGAAAAATATGGAAAAGAGGGAGCAAAGAGCAGAATCTATGCTACAACTGATAAAGCAAAAGGAGCTCTTAAAAAATTAGCTGATGAAGAAGGATATGAAACATTTGTAATTCCAGATGATGTAGGAGGAAGATTCTCAGTTTTAACTCCAGTTGGATTACTTCCAATAGCATGTGCTGGAATAGATATAGATGAATTAATGGCAGGAGCTAGAGAAGCTCAAAATGATTACAATGCACCATTTGAAGAAAATGATTGCTATAAATATGCTGCTATTAGAAATATTTTAAATAGAAAAGGTAAAAATATTGAGATGTTAATAAACTATGAGCCAAGATTACACTATTTTGGTGAATGGTGGAAACAACTATTTGGAGAATCTGAAGGAAAAGATGGAAAAGGATTATTCCCAGCAGCAGCAGACTTTTCAACTGATTTACACTCAATGGGACAATATATTCAAGATGGAAGAAGAGAGTTATTTGAAACAGCTGTATTAATAGAAAAACCAGAAGCTGATATTACAATAGAAGCTGAAGAAGTAGACTTAGATGGATTAAATTACTTAGCAGGAAAAGGAATGGATTTTGTTAATAAGAAAGCTGCTCAAGGAACACTACTT
This is a stretch of genomic DNA from uncultured Fusobacterium sp.. It encodes these proteins:
- a CDS encoding glucose-6-phosphate isomerase; its protein translation is MKKLSFDYSKVLGYMNKGELNSMKTQVLAAEKFIKEKNGAGSDFLGWVELPTNYDKAEFERIKVAAEKIKKDSDILLVVGIGGSYLGARAAIDFLSHSFYNNLSKDKRKGTEIFYVGNNISGVYLNHLLDVLEGKDYSINVISKSGTTTEPAIAFRVLKKHIEEKYGKEGAKSRIYATTDKAKGALKKLADEEGYETFVIPDDVGGRFSVLTPVGLLPIACAGIDIDELMAGAREAQNDYNAPFEENDCYKYAAIRNILNRKGKNIEMLINYEPRLHYFGEWWKQLFGESEGKDGKGLFPAAADFSTDLHSMGQYIQDGRRELFETAVLIEKPEADITIEAEEVDLDGLNYLAGKGMDFVNKKAAQGTLLAHVDGGVPNLVINLPEATPFHLGYLFYFFEKACGISGYVLGVNPFNQPGVESYKANMFALLGKKGYEKEAEILNKRLENK